The Sulfurospirillum halorespirans DSM 13726 genome has a window encoding:
- the modB gene encoding molybdate ABC transporter permease subunit: MLETLNALEFTPFLISFKLASITTAILFVISLFIAWNLSQSKSRFKPVFESITALPIVLPPSVLGFYILYALSFHSPIGRFFQDIFGLKLVFNFTGLVVASCFYSLPFMVQPLQSGFEALPKNMLEASYIAGKSKLRTLLCVALPNIKPSLMTAIVITFAHTVGEFGVVLMVGGSIPGETKVASVAIYEMVEIMDYTSAHIYSGIMVSLSFLVLLLVYIFNRSQNHHLGGLS, encoded by the coding sequence ATGCTTGAAACATTGAACGCATTGGAGTTTACCCCTTTTCTCATTTCATTCAAACTTGCTTCCATTACTACCGCGATTCTCTTTGTGATTTCCCTTTTTATCGCTTGGAATTTATCGCAAAGCAAATCGCGATTCAAACCTGTTTTTGAGTCCATTACTGCGCTTCCGATTGTTTTGCCTCCCTCCGTTTTGGGCTTTTACATTCTCTATGCGCTCTCCTTTCATTCCCCCATTGGGCGATTTTTCCAAGATATTTTTGGCCTGAAATTGGTTTTTAACTTCACAGGACTGGTGGTCGCAAGCTGTTTTTATTCGCTTCCTTTTATGGTGCAACCGCTTCAAAGTGGTTTTGAAGCATTGCCTAAAAATATGTTGGAAGCTTCGTATATTGCAGGCAAAAGTAAGCTCAGAACACTTTTGTGTGTGGCACTTCCCAATATTAAGCCTTCGTTAATGACTGCTATTGTCATTACCTTCGCCCATACGGTTGGCGAGTTTGGTGTCGTCTTGATGGTCGGTGGAAGCATTCCTGGTGAGACAAAAGTGGCGTCTGTAGCGATTTATGAGATGGTCGAAATTATGGATTATACGAGTGCACATATTTACAGTGGAATTATGGTAAGTCTTAGCTTTTTGGTGCTGCTGTTGGTGTATATTTTTAACCGTAGCCAAAATCACCACTTAGGAGGGCTTTCATGA
- a CDS encoding TOBE domain-containing protein, protein MNRLNAVVTHIEGEQNLHIISFDYEGVSLKMMGLDLPKGLHVNAHVTLGIKPSHVAIAKNLQGELSYSNQLSATIESIENGKLLSNILLHVKGNEVQSFITLGSSTRMNLQKGDEVTLLLKASELFVLEVLDA, encoded by the coding sequence ATGAATAGACTCAATGCCGTTGTGACGCATATTGAAGGTGAACAAAACCTGCATATTATCAGCTTTGATTATGAAGGGGTGAGCCTAAAAATGATGGGACTTGATCTGCCAAAAGGGTTACATGTAAACGCGCATGTTACCCTTGGCATCAAGCCTTCACACGTTGCGATTGCGAAAAATCTTCAAGGAGAGCTCAGTTATTCTAACCAGCTTTCTGCGACGATTGAGAGCATCGAAAATGGGAAATTGCTGAGCAATATTCTTTTACATGTAAAGGGCAATGAGGTACAAAGTTTTATCACGTTAGGCTCTTCAACGCGGATGAATCTTCAAAAGGGCGATGAGGTAACCTTGCTTCTCAAAGCAAGTGAGCTGTTTGTTTTGGAGGTCTTAGATGCTTGA
- the modB gene encoding molybdate ABC transporter permease subunit, translating to MVQVWHPLVLSLKTIGVVALLLVFLGIPLSYYLSKEELKYKWLLETLVTLPLIFPPIAIGFLLLLLLGKYGWIGSYFNAMGIRFIFDFNGLVTAGFVAALPLMVKPLQSAIELFPKTIKEAAYMGGRSRFYTFVFIILPCIKKSVVAALLIALARALGEVGITLMLGGNLIGKTDTISLAIYNAVFDGEYRLALLLCAILIVISLAVFTALHFFQKEEQFL from the coding sequence ATGGTGCAGGTTTGGCACCCTTTGGTGCTAAGCCTCAAAACCATCGGTGTGGTAGCCCTCCTTTTGGTTTTTTTAGGCATACCACTCTCTTATTATCTCTCAAAAGAGGAGCTAAAATACAAATGGCTTCTTGAAACACTCGTGACACTTCCCTTGATCTTTCCGCCCATCGCCATTGGTTTTTTACTGTTGCTTCTTTTAGGCAAATACGGCTGGATTGGAAGCTATTTTAATGCAATGGGCATACGCTTTATCTTTGATTTTAATGGGCTGGTTACGGCGGGTTTTGTCGCAGCCCTTCCGTTAATGGTCAAACCGCTTCAATCTGCCATCGAACTCTTCCCAAAAACCATTAAAGAAGCCGCCTATATGGGCGGTAGAAGTAGGTTTTACACGTTTGTGTTTATCATCCTGCCGTGCATTAAAAAAAGCGTGGTTGCGGCACTTTTAATTGCTTTGGCGCGTGCTTTGGGGGAAGTTGGCATAACCTTGATGCTCGGAGGCAATCTCATTGGCAAAACCGATACGATCTCCCTTGCCATCTACAATGCTGTTTTTGATGGCGAATACCGCTTAGCACTGCTCTTGTGTGCGATTCTTATCGTCATCTCATTGGCGGTTTTTACAGCGCTGCATTTTTTTCAAAAAGAGGAGCAGTTTCTTTAA
- a CDS encoding IMPACT family protein, producing MQTIEQIYTAEVEEKKSTFLAYLCPMNDFDVLHVKLKSDHPKAAHIVWAKRFFNEFRQIVENNSDDGEPKGTSGPPVLNVMRGVELVNAGLLIVRYFGGIKLGTGGLVRAYGSSAKEVIAAALLIPFVFKEIFTCKTDYPLVPRFEHYSLHHALHVKHREFQSDGVVWEIEMSEEEKAQFLDFALPFERDGFKRLKLDSLNFNR from the coding sequence ATGCAGACGATTGAACAGATTTATACCGCAGAGGTTGAAGAGAAAAAGTCTACTTTTTTGGCGTATCTCTGCCCAATGAACGATTTTGACGTTTTACATGTAAAGCTCAAAAGTGACCATCCCAAAGCGGCACACATTGTCTGGGCAAAACGTTTTTTCAATGAATTTCGCCAAATTGTGGAAAATAACTCCGATGATGGCGAACCCAAAGGAACGTCAGGCCCACCTGTTTTAAATGTGATGCGAGGGGTTGAACTGGTTAATGCGGGGCTGTTGATTGTGCGCTATTTTGGTGGCATAAAGCTCGGTACGGGTGGCTTGGTGCGTGCGTATGGCAGTAGTGCCAAAGAGGTCATTGCCGCTGCTTTGCTCATCCCATTTGTCTTTAAAGAAATCTTTACATGTAAAACAGATTACCCGCTTGTGCCGCGGTTTGAACACTACAGCTTGCATCATGCGTTACATGTAAAGCATCGCGAGTTTCAAAGTGATGGTGTTGTGTGGGAGATAGAGATGAGTGAAGAGGAGAAAGCGCAGTTTTTAGACTTTGCTCTCCCTTTTGAACGTGATGGATTTAAACGCTTAAAGCTCGATAGCCTCAACTTCAATCGTTAA
- the modA gene encoding molybdate ABC transporter substrate-binding protein: MLKLFVASVVLSASLLAGEISVAVAANLSDVIEVFKTEFAKTNPNTKVNTVLGASGKFTTQIKSGAPFDLFLSADMGFPENLYAEKIAVTKPVVYASGALAMVSTRGLDLSKGIAIVADPKVEKVAIANPKTAPYGTASIEAFKNANVFEKVEPKLVQGDSISQALQFAITAADVGFVNASAFYSDKMKEYKKGVQWVGVDPKLYTPIAQGIVLLKQAENNAEAKAFYDFVLSAKAKSIFKSYGYLVNE, translated from the coding sequence ATGTTAAAACTATTTGTTGCGAGTGTTGTATTATCTGCCTCTTTGCTTGCAGGAGAGATCAGTGTTGCGGTTGCCGCCAATTTAAGTGATGTTATCGAGGTTTTTAAAACAGAGTTTGCCAAAACAAACCCAAATACCAAGGTCAATACCGTCTTAGGTGCCAGCGGAAAATTTACCACTCAAATTAAAAGTGGCGCGCCCTTTGATCTTTTCCTAAGTGCTGACATGGGCTTTCCTGAGAACCTTTATGCTGAAAAAATTGCAGTGACCAAACCCGTGGTTTATGCCAGTGGTGCTTTAGCGATGGTGAGTACCAGAGGGCTTGATTTAAGCAAAGGCATAGCGATTGTCGCAGATCCTAAAGTCGAAAAAGTCGCGATTGCTAACCCAAAAACAGCGCCGTATGGCACAGCAAGTATTGAAGCGTTTAAAAATGCAAACGTGTTTGAAAAAGTAGAACCAAAACTCGTTCAAGGTGACAGTATTTCTCAAGCATTACAGTTTGCAATTACTGCCGCAGATGTTGGTTTTGTCAACGCTTCAGCGTTTTACAGCGACAAAATGAAAGAGTACAAAAAAGGGGTTCAATGGGTTGGTGTCGATCCAAAACTCTACACACCGATTGCCCAAGGTATTGTTTTATTGAAACAAGCAGAGAACAATGCGGAAGCCAAAGCATTCTATGATTTTGTGCTAAGTGCAAAAGCGAAAAGCATCTTTAAAAGTTACGGATATTTGGTCAATGAATAG
- the modD gene encoding ModD protein, whose protein sequence is MMDMIREDVGLIDMTTVGLDIGSHNAKISFASKEPIVLCGVEFVTEMCQKLGLETHAYKACGDRLEAGELILEAYGRADATHKAWKVSQNILEFLSGIATKTSAMITLAREVNPKIELLTTRKIFPRTKELALKAVYAGGGAHHRLGLYDSVLVFKQHRVFFESDAAFEAQFAKMKQKYLEKKIVVEVDNYEEARYFATLGTQILQCEKMSFETLERCVSLKKEFPQLLISATGGIGEHNIVAYAQTGVDFIVTSSPYHAKPADIKVVISKEG, encoded by the coding sequence ATGATGGATATGATACGTGAAGATGTCGGTTTGATCGACATGACCACGGTTGGACTGGATATTGGGTCTCACAACGCTAAAATTTCGTTTGCTTCAAAAGAGCCTATCGTGCTGTGTGGGGTAGAATTTGTCACAGAGATGTGTCAAAAGCTAGGACTTGAAACCCATGCCTACAAAGCGTGTGGCGATAGACTGGAAGCGGGAGAGCTTATCTTAGAGGCGTATGGTAGAGCGGACGCGACGCACAAAGCATGGAAAGTGTCTCAAAATATTTTAGAGTTTTTAAGCGGTATTGCGACCAAAACCAGTGCAATGATCACCTTAGCGCGTGAAGTCAATCCCAAAATTGAACTCTTAACCACCCGTAAAATTTTCCCTCGCACCAAAGAGTTAGCCCTCAAAGCGGTCTATGCAGGAGGTGGGGCGCACCATCGTTTAGGGTTGTATGACTCTGTTTTAGTTTTTAAACAGCATCGTGTCTTTTTTGAAAGCGACGCGGCGTTTGAAGCACAGTTTGCCAAAATGAAGCAGAAGTATTTGGAAAAAAAGATTGTCGTGGAAGTGGATAATTACGAGGAGGCGCGTTATTTTGCGACACTTGGGACGCAGATACTTCAATGTGAAAAGATGAGTTTTGAGACACTAGAGCGCTGTGTGAGCCTCAAAAAGGAGTTCCCACAGCTACTTATCTCTGCCACGGGAGGCATTGGTGAGCATAACATCGTTGCGTATGCCCAAACGGGAGTTGATTTTATTGTCACCTCTTCGCCGTACCATGCAAAACCTGCCGACATCAAAGTCGTGATCTCAAAAGAGGGTTAA
- a CDS encoding phosphatidylglycerophosphatase A encodes MPNAFLTFFYTGLSPKAPGTAGSLLAVILGVGIIRYISMETLVLLSILFTLMAVKQINAYEATSGNHDDGRIVIDEVVGVWIALILSSGTLFQIVLSFVFFRLFDIWKPSLIGKIDKDVKGGWGVMGDDMLAGVVAGICSAGTFQLFGYVSNTLLK; translated from the coding sequence ATGCCAAATGCTTTTTTGACTTTTTTCTACACAGGGCTCTCTCCCAAAGCGCCAGGAACGGCAGGTTCTTTGCTTGCAGTTATCTTGGGAGTGGGAATTATTCGCTACATTTCCATGGAAACACTCGTGCTGTTGAGCATTCTTTTTACGCTGATGGCGGTCAAACAGATCAATGCGTACGAAGCAACCAGTGGCAATCACGACGATGGTCGCATTGTTATTGATGAAGTGGTGGGCGTGTGGATTGCGCTGATTTTGAGTTCAGGCACCCTCTTTCAAATCGTACTCAGCTTTGTTTTTTTCCGTCTGTTTGACATCTGGAAACCTTCACTCATTGGCAAGATCGACAAAGATGTCAAAGGCGGTTGGGGCGTTATGGGGGACGATATGCTAGCCGGTGTGGTTGCAGGTATCTGCAGTGCAGGCACATTTCAGCTCTTTGGATACGTTTCAAACACTCTCTTAAAGTAA
- a CDS encoding ABC transporter ATP-binding protein produces MIEIDVHKELLGSMGKMELDVNLTIESKNFVALSGQSGSGKTTLLRILAGLEHARGKIRVDDELWLDGTHCLAPQQRGIGFVFQDYALFPNMSVLENLLFVRKDRELAKQLLDLTELAELSNRKPATLSGGQKQRVSVCRAMMNRPKLLLMDEPLSALDPTMRNKLQHEILTLHKNFGTTTIMVSHDPSEIYRLSSRVVVLSQGKIIQDGDAKSVLLRTQGSQKFSFEGELLDIVKVDVIYIAIIAIGQQIVEVVLDGGEANDLHVGDIVSIGTKAFAPMIQRLKEKS; encoded by the coding sequence ATGATAGAAATCGACGTTCACAAAGAGCTTTTAGGCTCTATGGGCAAGATGGAACTGGATGTCAACCTTACAATTGAAAGTAAAAATTTTGTGGCGCTTTCAGGTCAAAGTGGCAGTGGTAAAACAACACTGCTTCGCATTCTCGCAGGACTTGAGCATGCACGGGGTAAAATCAGAGTCGATGATGAGCTATGGCTTGATGGTACGCACTGCTTAGCGCCTCAGCAACGAGGCATCGGGTTTGTTTTTCAAGACTACGCCCTGTTTCCCAATATGAGCGTGTTGGAAAATCTGCTGTTTGTGCGCAAAGACAGAGAACTAGCCAAACAGCTTTTGGACTTGACCGAGCTTGCAGAGTTATCCAACCGTAAACCTGCAACCTTATCGGGTGGTCAAAAGCAACGAGTGAGTGTGTGCCGCGCGATGATGAACAGGCCCAAGCTTCTGTTGATGGACGAACCGCTCTCAGCACTCGATCCAACCATGCGCAACAAATTGCAACATGAGATACTGACACTTCACAAAAACTTTGGTACGACAACGATCATGGTCAGCCACGATCCGAGTGAAATCTACCGTTTGAGTTCGCGCGTTGTGGTGCTTTCACAAGGTAAAATTATCCAAGATGGCGATGCAAAAAGTGTCTTGCTTCGCACCCAAGGCAGTCAAAAATTCTCCTTTGAGGGAGAGCTTTTGGACATCGTGAAGGTCGATGTGATTTACATCGCGATCATCGCCATTGGTCAGCAGATTGTTGAAGTTGTCCTTGATGGCGGTGAGGCGAATGATTTACATGTAGGCGACATTGTCAGCATTGGAACGAAAGCATTTGCTCCTATGATTCAACGATTGAAGGAAAAATCATGA
- a CDS encoding D-alanyl-D-alanine carboxypeptidase family protein: MTHKLLSLICGACIITSSLSAAYLDKETADRIRRNTDSIIAKDLTTKQLIFAKDEQKINQPASLTKIMTAMLAIESGRMNDVVTITREMIQVEPTKANLRVGEKFYLRDLVKAAMVMSANDAAMSIGVFLGDGDVDKFVVQMNKKAKAIGMKNTNFTNPCGFDIGSHYSTALDLLTMSEYAIRNNNFNEMAKLKRHDFRALNTKRSYAAYTHNKLLNNYKYAVGIKTGYTQKAGPCLIARAKNGNKDILVVMLNSEHRWNDIKTIFEDVLPDITEPKVIPQRAAAPSKSKKKTAAGKKKAQKIA; this comes from the coding sequence ATGACACACAAACTTTTATCGCTTATCTGTGGCGCATGTATTATCACAAGCTCCCTTAGTGCTGCTTACCTTGATAAAGAGACCGCAGATCGTATTAGACGCAACACCGATTCTATTATTGCCAAAGACTTAACGACAAAACAACTTATCTTTGCTAAAGACGAACAAAAAATCAACCAACCTGCCAGTTTAACCAAAATTATGACCGCCATGCTCGCCATTGAAAGTGGTCGTATGAACGATGTCGTGACGATTACACGTGAAATGATCCAAGTTGAACCGACCAAAGCCAACCTACGTGTGGGTGAAAAATTCTACTTAAGAGACCTTGTGAAAGCAGCGATGGTCATGTCTGCCAATGATGCAGCGATGAGTATTGGTGTCTTTTTGGGAGATGGGGACGTCGATAAATTTGTGGTGCAAATGAATAAAAAAGCCAAAGCGATTGGCATGAAAAATACCAACTTTACCAACCCGTGCGGATTTGACATCGGAAGTCACTACTCCACCGCACTCGATCTTTTAACGATGAGTGAATATGCGATTAGAAACAACAATTTTAATGAGATGGCAAAACTAAAGCGTCACGATTTTAGAGCGCTCAATACCAAACGATCGTATGCCGCGTACACCCACAATAAACTGCTCAATAACTACAAATACGCGGTCGGAATCAAAACAGGCTACACCCAAAAAGCAGGCCCTTGCTTGATCGCACGTGCCAAAAATGGCAACAAAGACATTTTAGTGGTGATGCTCAACTCCGAACACCGCTGGAATGACATTAAAACTATTTTTGAAGATGTTCTCCCTGATATCACCGAACCTAAAGTGATACCCCAACGAGCCGCCGCTCCTTCTAAAAGTAAAAAGAAAACCGCTGCTGGCAAGAAAAAAGCACAAAAAATTGCATAG
- a CDS encoding TOBE domain-containing protein, with product MEGITSGVMSFDKPALLEKRIRLLEAIAETGSINSAAKRIGQSYKATWEAVDTMNNLSNQPLVTRVTGGSGGGGTTLTSVGIKLVANYSVLKKEYERFLNRLSTAGDFEMNSLKHIQRIAMQISARNQLMGKIGEIKQAKVNAEVSIVLKSGVILVSTITNSAVEELGLEIGDEVVGIIKASSVLISNVLDIATSARNKLAGIITDIKIGEVNAQVSIDIGQNDVVVSTITAESVRALSLAVGTRVCAIIKSSSILIGK from the coding sequence ATGGAAGGAATTACTTCTGGTGTGATGAGTTTTGATAAGCCAGCTCTCTTAGAAAAGCGCATTAGGCTCCTTGAGGCGATTGCAGAGACGGGTTCCATCAACAGTGCTGCCAAAAGAATAGGACAGAGTTATAAAGCGACATGGGAAGCGGTTGATACGATGAATAACCTCTCCAATCAACCCCTTGTAACACGCGTTACAGGTGGTAGTGGAGGGGGAGGAACAACTCTCACTTCCGTAGGTATCAAGCTAGTTGCCAACTACAGCGTTTTAAAAAAAGAGTATGAGAGGTTTTTAAATCGACTTTCGACGGCAGGTGACTTTGAGATGAACAGTTTAAAACACATACAAAGGATTGCTATGCAGATCAGTGCGCGTAATCAGCTGATGGGAAAAATCGGCGAAATCAAACAGGCAAAAGTCAATGCAGAAGTGAGCATTGTGCTCAAAAGTGGGGTTATTCTTGTCTCCACCATTACCAACAGCGCGGTCGAAGAGTTAGGGCTTGAGATTGGCGATGAAGTGGTTGGCATCATTAAAGCCTCTTCGGTGTTGATTTCCAATGTCCTTGACATTGCAACGAGTGCACGTAACAAGCTTGCAGGCATCATCACAGACATCAAAATCGGCGAAGTCAATGCGCAAGTAAGCATTGACATCGGTCAAAACGATGTGGTGGTCTCCACCATTACCGCAGAATCGGTCAGAGCCTTAAGCCTTGCGGTGGGAACAAGAGTCTGTGCCATCATCAAATCTAGTAGCATTTTAATCGGAAAATAA
- a CDS encoding PilZ domain-containing protein, translating into MKTNAFLNNDTQKLEDGLALFLKEFEPLFENFFTSLCTKFDPTIEAYSAKEMATALTQSLLNTQDAPLLYEKLFLALRQDHPSIDFVIQKSMVYVLEHSVIFAQTYSLPLNVELLCERLYQLIDTLALHANALSLQSDAVIDYTDVMGKMPSKAFQSDLSDDVLLSPRYEMMNIFQQMLVENQKNIYCLSLYEGIPISLEATVVEILDANVTFQMSPLQEIAMLLENQAFLVKNSYFPNHLKADIVHIDFKTNHVTLTNFRYVQSMPALQREGVRVYPSKTSTIALYQSDALYLNGILHDISTQGLSILSNEKEGLRAGEDVLLEFELQDEKVSINGKVVNIISHTNSFRYCIHILPNEGISQMIANYIEQREKEIIAKLQMELQKYA; encoded by the coding sequence ATGAAAACCAATGCTTTTTTGAACAACGACACTCAAAAGTTAGAAGACGGGTTAGCGCTTTTTTTAAAAGAGTTTGAGCCTCTCTTTGAAAATTTTTTCACCTCCTTATGCACCAAATTCGATCCAACCATCGAAGCTTATAGCGCAAAAGAGATGGCGACTGCTCTAACACAAAGCCTCCTAAACACGCAAGATGCACCTCTTTTGTATGAAAAACTTTTCCTAGCACTGCGTCAAGACCACCCTTCTATAGACTTTGTGATACAAAAATCGATGGTTTATGTGCTTGAACACTCTGTTATCTTTGCACAAACATATTCGCTACCTTTGAACGTTGAGCTTCTATGTGAGCGTCTTTACCAGCTGATTGACACACTTGCCTTGCATGCCAATGCTCTTTCATTGCAGAGCGATGCCGTGATTGATTATACGGATGTGATGGGGAAAATGCCCTCAAAAGCGTTTCAAAGTGATCTCAGCGATGATGTTCTCTTATCGCCACGTTATGAAATGATGAATATCTTTCAGCAAATGCTCGTCGAAAATCAAAAAAACATCTACTGCCTTAGCCTCTATGAGGGCATTCCTATCAGCTTAGAAGCAACGGTTGTAGAGATTTTGGATGCGAATGTAACGTTTCAAATGAGCCCACTGCAAGAAATAGCCATGCTTTTAGAAAATCAAGCGTTTCTTGTGAAAAATAGCTATTTCCCCAACCATCTCAAAGCCGATATTGTTCACATCGATTTTAAAACCAATCACGTCACATTGACTAATTTTAGATACGTCCAAAGCATGCCCGCACTGCAACGAGAAGGGGTGCGTGTCTATCCTTCTAAAACATCCACTATCGCGTTGTATCAATCTGACGCGCTTTATTTAAACGGTATCCTCCATGACATCTCGACCCAAGGGTTGAGCATTTTAAGCAATGAAAAAGAGGGACTTCGTGCAGGAGAAGATGTGTTATTGGAATTTGAACTTCAAGACGAAAAGGTCTCCATCAATGGGAAGGTTGTAAATATTATCTCCCATACAAACTCTTTTCGATACTGTATTCACATTCTGCCCAACGAAGGCATCAGCCAGATGATAGCAAACTACATCGAACAGCGCGAAAAAGAGATTATCGCAAAGCTTCAGATGGAACTGCAAAAATACGCCTAA
- a CDS encoding YceI family protein encodes MKHLLRLLMATTLLLSFAQAKEFIIDNAHSNIGFSIKHMMISNVKGNFNAYTADIDFDAEKKVFNKLGAKIEAASIDTGITKRDDHLRSADFFDVEKFKTIDFVMTSMKDGKVHGNITIHGITKDVVLESKIHGVIKDFQGHQRVGFTLEGKLNRKDFGLVWNKILEGGGLTVDDTVNLTIEVEAIEL; translated from the coding sequence ATGAAACACCTCTTAAGACTCCTTATGGCGACCACCCTCCTTCTCTCTTTTGCACAGGCGAAAGAGTTTATCATCGACAATGCGCACTCCAATATTGGCTTTTCCATCAAACACATGATGATCTCTAACGTGAAAGGCAACTTCAACGCGTACACGGCAGACATTGACTTTGATGCTGAGAAAAAAGTCTTTAACAAATTGGGCGCCAAAATCGAAGCAGCTTCCATTGACACGGGCATTACCAAAAGAGATGACCACTTACGCAGTGCTGATTTCTTTGATGTGGAAAAATTTAAAACGATTGATTTTGTGATGACGTCAATGAAAGATGGCAAAGTACACGGCAACATCACAATTCATGGCATTACTAAGGATGTGGTACTTGAGAGCAAAATTCATGGGGTGATCAAAGATTTTCAAGGGCATCAAAGAGTCGGTTTTACACTAGAGGGTAAACTAAACCGTAAAGACTTTGGACTCGTATGGAATAAAATCCTAGAAGGTGGCGGACTCACGGTCGATGACACCGTCAATTTAACGATTGAAGTTGAGGCTATCGAGCTTTAA
- the proC gene encoding pyrroline-5-carboxylate reductase: protein MKLLLIGAGNMGGAMLQGLHVNDITVVEAYPPRVLELQTLYPTITIVSEIPSLEGYLVILAIKPQSFSTLHTKGIAEGVISIMAGVSLEKLKSGIMAKHYIRSMPNMAALVRKSATSLCGDVALKDEAMEVLSSIGRCFWLESEKELDIATGLAGSAPAWIALVAEALSDGAVNLGMKREITYQYIATLFEGVGEVLKSEHPALLKDKVMSPAGTTAAGYAKLEEGKVRDSFIKAMEASYERAKSFSK, encoded by the coding sequence ATGAAATTACTTTTAATTGGTGCGGGCAATATGGGTGGAGCGATGCTTCAAGGTTTACATGTAAACGATATTACAGTTGTTGAAGCGTACCCACCAAGAGTACTAGAGCTTCAAACGCTTTATCCGACGATTACCATTGTGAGTGAAATTCCTTCCTTAGAAGGGTATCTGGTCATCCTTGCGATCAAACCTCAATCATTTAGCACGCTGCACACCAAAGGCATCGCAGAGGGCGTCATTTCCATTATGGCGGGTGTGAGTTTGGAAAAACTGAAATCGGGCATTATGGCAAAACATTACATTCGATCCATGCCCAATATGGCGGCACTTGTGCGCAAATCTGCGACGTCATTGTGCGGGGATGTGGCACTTAAAGATGAAGCGATGGAAGTACTAAGCTCCATCGGTCGTTGTTTTTGGTTAGAGAGTGAAAAAGAGCTCGACATCGCCACAGGACTGGCAGGTTCCGCTCCTGCGTGGATCGCACTGGTTGCAGAAGCGCTGAGCGATGGCGCGGTCAATCTGGGAATGAAGCGAGAGATCACCTACCAATACATCGCAACGCTTTTTGAAGGCGTAGGCGAAGTGCTTAAAAGTGAACACCCCGCCCTTTTAAAAGACAAAGTGATGTCCCCTGCAGGAACCACGGCGGCAGGGTATGCCAAACTGGAAGAGGGAAAAGTAAGAGACAGTTTTATCAAAGCGATGGAAGCATCGTATGAGAGAGCGAAGAGTTTTTCAAAGTAG
- the modA gene encoding molybdate ABC transporter substrate-binding protein — protein sequence MKKILVFLCVALLSHVCADDLKIAVGAGYKKPVVEVLKAYEASGNGKIDAMYGNMAQIFAHAKQAEISLVIADKKFLEKQKELSFATYQTIGTGIAVIAYAKGVSFDSIEDLTKESIKSIAMPEAKKAIYGDAGMEFLNNAKLYDRVKEKLLVVATVPQVSSYVATHEVDVGIMNLTAALDSIDKIGGYIKIPQTYYTPIEIVAGSLNACEADQACQAFVAFLKTPKAKEIFVKYGL from the coding sequence ATGAAAAAAATCTTAGTATTTTTATGTGTGGCACTGTTAAGCCATGTGTGTGCGGATGATCTTAAAATTGCCGTGGGAGCAGGGTACAAAAAACCCGTTGTCGAAGTGCTCAAAGCGTACGAAGCGAGTGGGAATGGAAAGATAGACGCGATGTATGGTAATATGGCGCAGATTTTTGCTCATGCCAAACAGGCTGAAATTTCTTTAGTGATAGCCGATAAGAAATTTTTAGAGAAGCAAAAAGAGCTGAGTTTTGCGACGTATCAAACCATTGGCACGGGAATCGCGGTCATTGCGTATGCCAAAGGGGTGAGTTTTGATAGCATCGAAGATCTCACCAAAGAGAGCATTAAAAGCATTGCTATGCCTGAAGCCAAAAAGGCGATTTACGGCGATGCCGGAATGGAATTTTTAAACAATGCTAAGCTGTATGATCGTGTCAAAGAGAAACTTTTGGTTGTAGCAACGGTGCCTCAAGTGAGCTCCTACGTCGCCACACATGAAGTGGATGTGGGCATTATGAACCTTACCGCAGCGCTCGATAGCATTGATAAAATTGGTGGATACATTAAAATTCCTCAAACGTATTATACACCCATTGAGATCGTAGCAGGAAGTTTAAACGCATGCGAAGCCGATCAAGCGTGTCAAGCGTTTGTTGCCTTTTTGAAAACCCCCAAAGCGAAAGAGATATTTGTTAAATATGGACTTTGA